A stretch of Salvelinus alpinus chromosome 4, SLU_Salpinus.1, whole genome shotgun sequence DNA encodes these proteins:
- the LOC139574192 gene encoding toll-like receptor 6 — MRAVAVTLWAVAALMEVHQSTPSSSEIHTIIVNLSSKNISSVPRNLPPCTEALDLSQNNIHKLGHEDFQVTTHLRFLNLSWNVLEDIDPETFHPTPLLESLDLSHNQLQNLSDQRYLLLALNLRDLDLTFNMFHTMTLGVEFHSLTKLERLGLGAKIIRVEDFINITDVHLQTLTLRLENLTAYESGSLSDVQAEKVSIGLTNKPTDRNLIADALLMFDEVELMGMNIYGYPGYLVELVKERRAINTTHLYLTNMAITWKHLTNTINAVFESPIIHLSTSDVAIHIPPLSDTPGRNTSHTKSFSARRAGVVSFFFSLEVLCNFFVNMPVERLAITETSIIHMTCPKSPSGILQLDFSDCALTDTVFSRVEQQIIVECTTLNKVNILVLRGNNLRCLQTLSKRVQNMISLRHLDLSLNSLVYSGQECHWPPNIIHLNLSSNGLSESVFSCLPNGTVSLDLQNNQIFTVPETLLALDSLLALDLSANRLRDLPVCAGFPHLKYLLLRENSLHAPSVSVLKTCPVLQALDASRNPFTCTCGLRGFRDLGAGTGLGSGHPAIQLLHWPGAYRCSYPEAWRNSTLEGFQIPEISCNVGLLATAILCPAVAVIIVMVTLCHHLDVPWYLGMIWQWTRAKDRARTQQVRPEELEGVVFHAFVSYSQHDADWVKGQLLPNLEGSGRGLHICRHERDFVPGKTIVENIIQCVERSRRCVFVLSRHFVRSEWCHYELYFASHQRLTRGSDSVILVLLEPLPQYMIPSKYYQLKAMMGRHTYLEWPQDRSKHRLFWANLRAALQADLPTAPVRDDMDE, encoded by the coding sequence ATGAGGGCTGTGGCAGTCACCCTCTGGGCCGTGGCTGCGTTAATGGAAGTCCATCAGAGCACCCCCTCCTCCTCAGAAATCCATACCATTATTGTCAACCTCTCCTCCAAAAACATATCCTCTGTTCCCAGAAACCTACCTCCATGCACCGAAGCCCTGGACCTCTCCCAGAACAACATACACAAACTTGGCCATGAGGATTTCCAAGTCACAACTCACCTGAGATTCCTCAACTTGTCTTGGAATGTCTTGGAGGATATCGATCCGGAGACGTTTCATCCCACTCCGCTCCTGGAGAGTCTGGACCTCTCACACAACCAGCTCCAGAACTTATCTGATCAACGGTACTTGCTGTTAGCGCTGAACCTCAGAGACCTAGATCTGACCTTTAACATGTTCCACACCATGACCCTGGGGGTGGAGTTCCACAGCCTGACGAAGCTGGAGAGACTGGGGCTCGGAGCAAAAATCATCAGGGTGGAGGATTTCATCAACATCACTGACGTACACCTGCAAACTTTGACCCTTCGTCTGGAGAATCTCACTGCCTATGAGAGCGGCAGCCTGAGTGACGTCCAGGCGGAGAAGGTCAGCATCGGCCTGACGAACAAACCCACCGATCGAAATCTGATCGCAGACGCCCTGTTGATGTTCGACGAGGTTGAGCTGATGGGTATGAACATATATGGCTACCCCGGTTACCTGGTGGAACTTGTGAAGGAGAGAAGGGCAATCAACACCACACATCTTTACCTGACAAATATGGCCATCACCTGGAAGCACCTGACAAACACCATAAACGCTGTGTTCGAATCCCCCATCATCCACCTGAGCACTTCAGACGTGGCCATCCACATTCCACCTCTTAGTGACACCCCAGGAAGAAACACGTCCCACACTAAATCCTTCTCTGCCAGGCGAGCGGGGGTGGTTAGCTTTTTCTTCTCCCTGGAAGTCCTCTGTAACTTCTTCGTGAACATGCCGGTGGAGCGCCTGGCGATAACTGAGACATCCATCATACACATGACCTGCCCCAAGTCGCCCAGTGGGATACTGCAGCTAGACTTCTCAGATTGTGCCTTGACTGATACGGTCTTCTCCAGAGTAGAACAGCAAATCATTGTAGAGTGTACAACCCTGAATAAAGTAAACATCCTGGTTCTGAGAGGGAACAACCTCAGGTGCCTTCAAACCCTGAGCAAGAGGGTCCAGAACATGATCTCTCTGCGTCACCTGGACCTCAGCCTCAACTCGTTGGTTTACAGCGGCCAGGAATGCCACTGGCCACCGAACATTATCCACCTGAACCTATCTTCCAATGGGCTGAGTGAGTCTGTATTTAGCTGCCTGCCGAATGGCACCGTCAGCCTGGACCTCCAGAACAACCAGATCTTCACTGTACCAGAGACCCTGCTGGCCCTGGACTCCCTCCTGGCCCTGGACCTGAGTGCCAACCGGCTGAGGGACCTCCCGGTGTGCGCTGGATTCCCACACCTTAAGTATCTCCTTCTCAGGGAAAACTCCCTCCATGCCCCATCTGTGAGCGTTCTGAAGACTTGCCCTGTTCTACAGGCTCTAGATGCCAGCCGAAACCCCTTCACCTGTACGTGTGGCCTGAGGGGCTTCAGGGATCTGGGTGCTGGGACTGGCCTGGGCAGCGGACATCCTGCAATCCAACTTCTCCACTGGCCAGGAGCCTATCGCTGCAGCTATCCTGAAGCCTGGAGGAACTCCACACTGGAGGGCTTCCAGATCCCTGAGATCTCTTGCAATGTCGGCCTGCTGGCAACGGCCATCTTGTGCCCGGCAGTGGCTGTTATCATTGTTATGGTGACTCTGTGCCACCACCTGGACGTTCCGTGGTACCTGGGCATGATCTGGCAGTGGACCCGGGCAAAGGACCGTGCCAGGACCCAGCAGGTCCGGCCCGAGGAACTGGAGGGGGTTGTGTTCCACGCCTTTGTGTCCTACAGCCAGCATGATGCAGACTGGGTCAAGGGCCAGCTCTTGCCCAATCTGGAAGGCTCCGGCAGGGGCCTCCACATCTGCCGCCATGAGAGGGACTTCGTCCCGGGGAAGACGATCGTGGAGAACATCATCCAATGCGTGGAGAGGAGCCGGCGCTGTGTGTTCGTCCTCTCTCGCCACTTCGTCCGGAGCGAGTGGTGCCACTATGAGCTGTACTTTGCCAGCCACCAGCGGTTGACCCGAGGGTCTGACAGTGTGATCCTGGTGCTCCTGGAGCCTCTGCCTCAGTACATGATCCCCTCCAAGTACTATCAGCTAAAGGCCATGATGGGCAGACACACCTATCTGGAGTGGCCCCAGGACAGGAGCAAGCACAGGCTGTTCTGGGCCAATCTCAGGGCTGCACTGCAGGCTGACCTGCCCACTGCACCTGTACGAGACGACATGgat